A single region of the Triticum dicoccoides isolate Atlit2015 ecotype Zavitan chromosome 2B, WEW_v2.0, whole genome shotgun sequence genome encodes:
- the LOC119368176 gene encoding auxin-responsive protein SAUR71-like, with product MKKGGLLRCVSTGACRVAPGAVAEMAISPSASGKVPAGHVPVEVGAEGEETERFLVPAELLGRPPIAELLRRAAQEYGYARRGPLRIPCPVAAFRRLLGALAGGDRGHTPVYYAVVV from the coding sequence ATGAAGAAGGGGGGGCTGCTGCGGTGCGTGTCGACGGGGGCGTGCAGGGTGGCGCCGGGGGCCGTGGCGGAGATGGCCATCTCGCCGTCGGCGTCGGGGAAGGTGCCGGCGGGGCACGTGCCGGTGGAGGTGGGCGCGGAAGGGGAGGAGACGGAGCGCTTCCTCGTGCCGGCCGAGCTGCTGGGCCGTCCGCCCATCGCCGAGCTGCTCCGCCGGGCCGCGCAGGAGTACGGCTACGCACGACGCGGCCCGCTCCGCAtcccctgccccgtcgccgccttCCGCCGCCTCCTCGGCGCGCTCGCCGGCGGGGACAGGGGCCACACGCCCGTCTACTACGCCGTCGTCGTCTGA